A DNA window from Pirellulales bacterium contains the following coding sequences:
- a CDS encoding allantoate amidohydrolase, with product MTAASPRPVELAATRVMQRCEELALCTEEPGRVTRRYLCPAIREVHALIERWMTDAGMTVRVDAAGNIVGRRPGPPGAKTLLVGSHLDSVPNGGKYDGVLGVVLAIEAVAHLADALLPFHVDVIGFSEEEGVRFAQPYLGSAAVAGVFDPAWLERRDGAGATLRQAITTYGLDPAELPAAAYPIDAVLGYLEPHLEQGPVLEAAGRSVGVVTGIAGQSRLRVVFRGKADHAGTTPMDLRHDALAAAAELVLETNRLARATPELRATVGFIRAEPNASNVVPARVELSLDVRHLDDEVREAAVDALIACGEQIAHRGLVRFEVVDRHGHAATRVDPRLCELLRQACCECGYDPPALPSGAGHDAVVLAKRFPTAMLFLRHPGGVSHHPDERADVADVAAAILVLRRFILNLAAAPLA from the coding sequence TTGACCGCAGCATCTCCCCGCCCCGTTGAGCTCGCCGCCACGCGCGTCATGCAGCGCTGCGAGGAACTGGCGCTTTGCACGGAAGAGCCGGGCCGCGTCACGCGCCGGTATCTCTGTCCCGCGATTCGCGAGGTCCACGCCCTGATCGAGCGGTGGATGACCGACGCGGGGATGACGGTCCGCGTCGACGCCGCAGGAAACATCGTCGGCCGTCGCCCCGGGCCGCCCGGCGCCAAGACGCTGCTCGTCGGCTCGCACCTCGATTCGGTCCCCAATGGCGGCAAGTACGACGGCGTACTCGGCGTGGTCCTGGCGATCGAGGCAGTTGCGCATCTTGCCGATGCGTTGCTTCCGTTTCACGTCGACGTGATCGGTTTCAGCGAAGAGGAAGGCGTGCGGTTCGCGCAGCCGTACTTGGGGAGCGCCGCGGTTGCCGGCGTGTTCGACCCCGCTTGGCTCGAGCGGCGCGATGGCGCCGGCGCGACGCTTCGCCAGGCGATCACAACATATGGCCTCGATCCCGCCGAACTGCCGGCCGCAGCGTACCCGATTGACGCGGTGCTGGGGTACCTCGAACCTCACCTGGAACAGGGCCCCGTGCTCGAGGCTGCAGGTCGTTCGGTGGGGGTCGTCACCGGTATTGCGGGGCAGAGCCGGCTGCGGGTCGTCTTCCGGGGCAAGGCCGACCATGCCGGCACGACGCCGATGGACTTGCGGCACGACGCGCTGGCGGCGGCAGCCGAGTTGGTGCTCGAGACGAACCGGCTGGCCCGCGCGACCCCCGAGCTGAGAGCGACGGTCGGCTTCATCCGCGCCGAGCCAAACGCCTCGAACGTCGTCCCCGCGCGGGTCGAATTGTCGCTCGACGTGCGGCATCTCGACGACGAGGTGCGCGAGGCCGCCGTCGATGCGCTGATCGCCTGCGGCGAGCAGATCGCGCACCGCGGGCTGGTGCGATTCGAGGTCGTCGATCGTCACGGCCACGCCGCGACGCGCGTCGATCCGCGGCTGTGCGAACTGCTGCGGCAAGCCTGCTGCGAGTGCGGGTACGATCCGCCGGCCTTGCCCAGCGGCGCCGGACACGACGCGGTGGTCTTGGCAAAGCGGTTTCCAACGGCGATGCTGTTTCTGCGTCATCCCGGCGGCGTGAGCCACCATCCCGACGAACGGGCCGACGTCGCCGACGTCGCCGCGGCGATCTTGGTGCTCCGTCGTTTCATCCTCAACTTGGCCGCCGCGCCGCTCGCATGA
- a CDS encoding (S)-ureidoglycine aminohydrolase, whose product MNQIAFPFGSTRTRVAADHALIAPDGYVVSPIVGWDAAEGVVQISPAMGAGPRSPRFCQYLVHAKPGVSSLPLPVDLQRFVYVLEGEVEAAGQTLGAAHYAYFPPGSTDVVHCRGEGKLLVFEKPYVPLPGVAPPPRVIGAVADAPCEPFLGDPDAMLATLLPIAPAFDMAVNVFTYQPGATLPFVETHVMEHGLYMSAGQGVYRLGESWRPVQKGDVIWMAAYCPQWFVAMGKEPAQYIYYKDIHRSPLAP is encoded by the coding sequence ATGAACCAGATCGCCTTCCCCTTCGGCTCGACACGAACCCGCGTCGCCGCGGATCATGCCCTGATTGCGCCCGACGGATACGTGGTCTCGCCGATCGTTGGATGGGACGCTGCCGAAGGGGTCGTGCAGATCAGCCCAGCGATGGGCGCTGGGCCGCGGTCGCCGAGGTTCTGCCAGTACTTGGTCCACGCCAAGCCCGGGGTCAGCTCGCTCCCCCTGCCGGTCGACCTGCAGCGGTTCGTCTACGTCTTGGAGGGGGAAGTCGAAGCGGCCGGCCAGACGCTCGGCGCCGCTCACTATGCGTATTTCCCGCCGGGCTCGACCGATGTCGTCCACTGCCGCGGCGAGGGAAAACTGCTGGTGTTCGAGAAACCGTACGTCCCGCTCCCCGGCGTCGCGCCGCCCCCGCGGGTGATCGGCGCCGTCGCCGACGCCCCGTGCGAACCGTTCCTGGGCGACCCCGACGCGATGCTCGCTACGCTGTTGCCGATCGCGCCGGCGTTCGACATGGCAGTCAACGTGTTCACCTATCAGCCTGGCGCGACGTTGCCGTTCGTCGAGACCCACGTCATGGAGCACGGGTTGTACATGTCGGCAGGGCAGGGGGTTTACCGACTCGGCGAGTCGTGGCGCCCCGTGCAGAAGGGCGACGTTATCTGGATGGCCGCCTACTGCCCGCAGTGGTTCGTGGCGATGGGCAAAGAGCCGGCCCAGTACATCTACTACAAGGACATTCATCGGAGCCCGCTCGCGCCATGA
- a CDS encoding M20 family metallo-hydrolase, producing the protein MNLQRVEVDAARLIGELESLARFSACPEPPPAVTRVVFTPTDLAARKYLRGLYEAAGLTVRVDPIGNTFARWQGTDPAAAVVGTGSHCDAILHAGMYDGTVGVLGALEAIRALQAAGFRPRRSIELVMFTSEEPTRFGVGCTGSRMMAGQLDGSKLAMLRDEDEIDYDAARTTAGFGGSLDDARLPAGYYDAFVELHIEQGPELEAAELPIGVVTAIAAPAQFRITIVGEGGHAGGMLMPRRRDALCAAAELTLAIERIARGSASPDLVATVGRMHVHPGAVNSIPSRVELTLDLRDIALATRQAALAAIRAEADAIACRRSVSVAVETVNADPPATCDPRIVAAVENACTQLGHAWQRMISRAYHDSLFIAQVAPTGMIFIPCRGGVSHRPDEFSTPEQIAAGAATLALTLAELAS; encoded by the coding sequence ATGAATCTCCAGAGGGTGGAAGTCGACGCGGCCCGACTGATCGGCGAGTTGGAATCGCTTGCCCGGTTCAGCGCCTGTCCCGAGCCCCCGCCGGCGGTGACGCGGGTCGTCTTCACGCCGACCGATCTCGCGGCGCGGAAGTACCTGCGCGGGTTGTACGAGGCGGCGGGACTGACGGTGCGCGTCGACCCGATCGGCAACACCTTCGCCCGGTGGCAGGGAACGGACCCCGCCGCGGCCGTCGTCGGCACGGGATCTCATTGCGACGCAATCCTCCACGCCGGCATGTACGACGGCACGGTCGGCGTGCTCGGCGCCCTGGAAGCGATCCGCGCCTTGCAGGCGGCGGGCTTCCGGCCGCGGCGTTCGATTGAACTGGTGATGTTCACCTCGGAGGAGCCGACACGCTTCGGCGTCGGCTGCACGGGGAGCCGGATGATGGCGGGCCAGCTCGACGGCTCCAAGCTCGCGATGCTCCGCGACGAGGACGAGATTGACTACGACGCCGCCCGCACCACGGCGGGGTTTGGCGGCTCGCTCGATGACGCCCGTTTGCCCGCGGGGTACTACGACGCGTTCGTCGAACTGCACATCGAGCAGGGCCCCGAGCTTGAGGCCGCGGAGTTGCCGATCGGCGTCGTCACGGCGATCGCCGCTCCCGCCCAGTTTCGGATCACGATCGTCGGCGAGGGAGGCCACGCCGGCGGGATGCTGATGCCGCGCCGCAGGGACGCCCTCTGCGCAGCGGCGGAGTTGACGCTGGCGATCGAGCGGATTGCTCGCGGCAGCGCCAGCCCCGACCTCGTGGCCACCGTCGGCCGGATGCACGTCCACCCGGGGGCAGTCAACTCGATCCCGTCGCGGGTCGAGCTGACGCTCGACCTGCGCGACATTGCGCTGGCGACGCGGCAAGCGGCGCTCGCAGCGATCCGCGCCGAAGCGGACGCGATTGCGTGCCGCCGCAGCGTCAGCGTCGCTGTCGAAACCGTGAATGCCGACCCGCCGGCGACGTGCGACCCACGGATTGTCGCGGCGGTCGAGAACGCCTGCACGCAACTCGGGCACGCTTGGCAGCGGATGATCAGCCGGGCTTACCACGACTCGTTGTTCATCGCCCAGGTCGCCCCGACCGGGATGATCTTCATCCCCTGCCGCGGCGGCGTTTCGCATCGGCCGGACGAGTTCAGCACGCCGGAGCAAATCGCCGCGGGAGCGGCGACGCTCGCGCTGACCCTCGCCGAACTGGCGAGCTGA
- the pucL gene encoding urate oxidase, with amino-acid sequence MSVRLTYNSYGKHRVRVSKIKRPRQGPPNTERHEFIEAAVDVELEGDFAAAYTAGDNTQVVATDTCKNTVYAVAKDDPFDSIESFGTALASHFIKKYAHVSQAKATLLEHRWHRLLDCPHAFSGSDGETPTAVVTTRRGEPVRVSAGIEGLVIAKTTETGFENFHRDEYRTLPDTADRIFATELTARWDYAPEAAVDYAQAREAVRLALLKRFIDHYSKSVQETLMLMGQAALDACEAVAAITLTMPNKHHLLARLVPGDRPNENEVFVATDEPFGWITGTVTRT; translated from the coding sequence ATGAGCGTACGACTCACCTACAACTCCTATGGCAAGCACCGCGTCCGAGTGAGCAAGATCAAGCGCCCCCGCCAAGGGCCTCCGAACACGGAACGGCACGAGTTCATCGAAGCCGCGGTCGACGTCGAACTGGAAGGGGATTTCGCCGCGGCGTACACCGCGGGGGACAACACGCAGGTCGTCGCCACCGACACGTGCAAGAACACCGTCTACGCAGTCGCCAAGGACGACCCGTTCGACTCGATCGAATCGTTCGGGACGGCGCTGGCGTCCCACTTCATCAAGAAATACGCCCACGTGTCGCAGGCTAAGGCGACCCTCCTTGAGCATCGTTGGCATCGGCTGCTCGACTGTCCCCACGCGTTCTCGGGGAGCGACGGCGAGACCCCGACCGCGGTCGTCACGACTCGGCGGGGCGAACCGGTGCGCGTCTCGGCGGGGATCGAGGGGCTGGTGATCGCCAAGACGACCGAGACGGGGTTCGAAAACTTCCACCGCGACGAATACCGGACGCTCCCCGACACGGCCGATCGGATCTTTGCGACCGAGTTGACCGCCCGTTGGGACTACGCCCCCGAGGCGGCCGTTGACTACGCCCAAGCACGGGAGGCCGTGCGCCTGGCGCTCCTCAAACGGTTCATCGATCATTACAGCAAGAGCGTCCAAGAGACGTTGATGCTTATGGGCCAAGCGGCGCTCGACGCGTGCGAGGCAGTCGCGGCGATCACGCTCACGATGCCCAACAAGCACCACCTGCTCGCCCGGCTGGTTCCCGGCGATCGACCGAACGAAAACGAAGTGTTCGTGGCGACCGACGAACCGTTCGGCTGGATCACGGGGACGGTGACACGCACATAG
- the allB gene encoding allantoinase AllB yields the protein MNDDSDDDARDDDQLGEAYEYDDGDEVAAGEEDELVLSSSRVVLPDGERPATIVVRDGVIAAIEPYGPKRGIDFGSRALLPGLVDPHVHLNEPGRTEWEGFASGTAAAAAGGVTTVVDMPLNSSPVTTTVAALAVKRSASAGQLFVDVAFHAGLVPGNIGEILPLLDAGVRGVKAFLCHSGIDEFPAATRAELEAAMPLLAERGVPLLAHAEIATPQPPLADPRRYADYLASRPPEFERRAIELLVDLCRKTGCRTHVVHLADADCLPLLADAKREGLPLTVETSPHYLCFAAEEIADGATEFKCAPPIRSADNRERLWQGLRDGVIDLVASDHSPCPPTMKARDSGRFDEAWGGISSLQLGLPIMATEATRRGFALGDVVRWMSEAPGRLAGVATGLRVGAPANIVVFAADRQWDVDGAALEHRHPLTPYHGRRLHGVVQNTFLRGTLTGIPRGRCV from the coding sequence ATGAACGACGATTCGGATGACGACGCCCGCGATGACGACCAACTCGGCGAAGCGTACGAATACGATGACGGGGACGAAGTCGCAGCAGGCGAAGAGGACGAGTTGGTTCTGAGCAGTTCGCGCGTCGTCTTGCCCGACGGCGAACGCCCCGCGACGATCGTCGTCCGCGACGGCGTCATCGCGGCGATCGAGCCGTACGGCCCCAAGCGGGGGATCGACTTCGGCAGTCGCGCGCTGCTGCCGGGGCTTGTCGATCCTCACGTCCATCTCAACGAACCGGGGCGGACCGAGTGGGAAGGATTCGCCTCCGGCACGGCCGCGGCCGCCGCCGGGGGGGTGACCACGGTCGTCGACATGCCGCTGAATTCCTCGCCCGTGACGACGACCGTCGCGGCTCTGGCGGTCAAACGGTCTGCGTCCGCGGGGCAGTTGTTCGTCGACGTGGCGTTCCACGCGGGGCTCGTCCCCGGCAACATCGGCGAGATCCTTCCGCTCCTCGACGCGGGAGTCCGCGGCGTGAAGGCGTTCTTGTGCCACAGCGGGATCGACGAGTTCCCCGCGGCGACGCGCGCTGAACTTGAGGCCGCGATGCCGCTGCTCGCCGAGCGCGGCGTGCCGCTGCTCGCCCATGCCGAGATCGCGACGCCGCAGCCGCCGCTCGCCGATCCGCGACGCTATGCGGACTACCTCGCCTCCCGGCCGCCGGAGTTCGAACGCAGGGCGATCGAGCTGTTGGTCGACCTGTGCCGCAAGACGGGCTGCCGGACGCACGTCGTGCATCTTGCCGACGCCGACTGCCTGCCGTTGTTGGCCGACGCGAAGCGCGAAGGGCTGCCGCTGACCGTCGAGACGAGTCCGCATTATCTCTGCTTCGCGGCAGAGGAGATTGCCGACGGGGCGACGGAGTTCAAGTGTGCCCCTCCGATTCGCTCTGCCGACAATCGCGAGCGGCTGTGGCAGGGCCTGCGCGACGGCGTGATCGATCTCGTGGCGAGCGATCACTCTCCCTGTCCGCCGACGATGAAGGCGCGCGACTCGGGGCGGTTCGACGAGGCGTGGGGAGGGATCAGCTCGTTGCAACTGGGGTTGCCGATTATGGCGACCGAAGCGACACGCCGCGGGTTCGCGCTGGGCGACGTCGTTCGCTGGATGAGCGAGGCGCCAGGGCGATTGGCCGGCGTCGCGACGGGGCTCCGCGTCGGCGCCCCCGCCAACATCGTCGTCTTCGCCGCGGATCGGCAGTGGGACGTCGACGGGGCCGCGCTCGAACACCGTCATCCGCTCACTCCCTACCACGGCCGGCGACTCCACGGGGTTGTGCAGAACACGTTCCTCCGCGGCACGCTGACCGGCATTCCCCGAGGACGCTGCGTATGA
- the uraD gene encoding 2-oxo-4-hydroxy-4-carboxy-5-ureidoimidazoline decarboxylase, whose protein sequence is MSPESVAALNAADPAAVAEEFRKCCGAEAWIRAMTARRPFAGAATIHAAADECFDQLADADWLEAFACHPKIGDMSSLRMKFAGNDRWSRGEQAGVDAASEDVIQALAAGNEAYLARFGYIFIVCATGKNAAEMLAILEGRLQNDPNDELPIAAAEQRKITHLRLDKLGSSPR, encoded by the coding sequence ATGAGTCCCGAGTCCGTCGCCGCTCTCAACGCCGCCGACCCCGCCGCGGTCGCCGAGGAGTTTCGCAAGTGCTGCGGCGCCGAGGCGTGGATCCGCGCGATGACTGCTCGCCGCCCGTTTGCCGGTGCGGCGACAATCCACGCCGCCGCGGACGAGTGTTTCGACCAGTTGGCCGACGCCGATTGGTTGGAAGCGTTCGCGTGCCACCCCAAGATCGGCGACATGAGCTCGCTGCGGATGAAGTTCGCCGGCAACGACCGCTGGAGCCGAGGCGAACAAGCCGGCGTCGACGCGGCGAGCGAGGATGTGATCCAAGCCCTGGCCGCGGGGAACGAGGCGTACTTGGCGCGGTTCGGCTATATATTCATCGTCTGCGCCACGGGGAAGAACGCCGCCGAGATGCTCGCGATCCTCGAGGGGCGACTCCAGAACGACCCGAACGACGAACTCCCGATCGCCGCGGCCGAACAACGGAAGATTACGCACCTGCGATTGGATAAACTTGGCTCCAGCCCCAGATGA
- the uraH gene encoding hydroxyisourate hydrolase has protein sequence MITITTHVLDTSLGKPAAGVLVALQAVEPTGVRTLSAATTDADGRVKLWPGLDDGVAPGSLRLVFATGDYFIATGREAFFPAVTIDFHPAADDQHYHVPLLLSPFGYSTYRGS, from the coding sequence ATGATCACGATCACGACGCACGTTCTCGATACGTCCTTGGGAAAGCCTGCCGCCGGGGTGCTCGTGGCACTGCAGGCGGTCGAGCCGACCGGCGTCCGCACGCTGTCGGCCGCGACGACCGACGCCGATGGTCGCGTGAAGCTGTGGCCCGGGCTGGACGACGGCGTCGCTCCGGGCTCGTTGCGGCTTGTCTTCGCGACGGGCGACTATTTCATCGCGACTGGCCGCGAGGCGTTCTTCCCGGCGGTGACGATCGATTTCCACCCCGCCGCCGACGATCAGCATTACCACGTGCCGCTCTTGTTGTCGCCGTTCGGGTATTCGACTTACCGCGGGAGCTGA
- a CDS encoding serine protein kinase, giving the protein MARGIDIVSLVSDRQDRDQFRRKNWVGTFEQYLDIVAGNPQVTRTAYQRLYDMILSYGVEVEEKGREKRYRYRFFEDPDNEGRDAVFGLRGPLHNLVNALKSAAHEYGIEKRVLLLHGPVGSSKSTIVRLLKQGLQRYSATDEGALYTLGWVDEQDPEEVHWCPMNEEPLHLIPARFRPDVEAQLNAGRGEDDVKVRIRGDLDPFCRFMYQNRLKKYDGDWTRVVQDVRIKRVILSEQDRVGIGTFQPKDEKNQDATELTGDINYRKIAVYGSESDPRAFNFDGEFNIANRGIIEFVEVLKLDVAFLYDLLGASQEHRIKPKKFAQTDIDEVILGHTNEPEYKRLQNNEFMEALRDRTVKIDIPYVTTLADEIQIYEKDYNPRTVPKHIAPHTIEMAAMWAVLTRLEEPKHAGLSRLQKLKLYNGKTLPGFTRDNINELRDEAHNEGLIGISPRYVQDKISNALVNHPESSSINPFMVLNELETGLKHHSLINSEETKGEYRELLSVVKEEYANIVKNEVQRAIAADEAALARLCGNYIDNIKAYTQREKVKNPYTGQYDEPDERLMRSVEEKIDIPESRKDDFRREIMNYIGALAIDGKRFDYKTNERLHKALELKLFEDQKDSIKLTSLVSNVVDAETQQKIDVVKGRLIRDYGYDEESATDVLNYVASIFARGDAKEK; this is encoded by the coding sequence ATGGCCCGCGGAATTGATATCGTCAGCCTCGTTTCCGATCGCCAGGACCGCGACCAGTTTCGTCGCAAGAACTGGGTCGGCACGTTCGAGCAATACCTCGACATCGTCGCCGGCAACCCGCAGGTGACGCGCACCGCGTACCAACGGCTGTACGACATGATCTTGTCGTACGGAGTCGAGGTCGAGGAGAAGGGACGCGAGAAGCGCTACCGTTACAGGTTCTTCGAGGATCCCGACAACGAGGGGCGCGACGCAGTGTTCGGGCTGCGCGGGCCGCTGCACAACTTGGTCAACGCGCTGAAGAGCGCCGCTCACGAGTACGGGATTGAAAAGCGGGTGCTGCTCTTGCACGGCCCCGTGGGGAGCAGCAAGAGCACGATCGTGCGGCTCCTGAAGCAGGGGCTGCAGCGGTACAGCGCCACCGACGAGGGCGCCCTGTACACCCTCGGCTGGGTCGACGAGCAGGACCCCGAGGAGGTCCACTGGTGCCCGATGAACGAGGAGCCGCTGCACCTCATCCCCGCGCGGTTCCGCCCCGACGTCGAGGCCCAGCTCAACGCGGGCCGCGGCGAGGACGACGTCAAGGTTCGCATCCGCGGCGATCTCGATCCGTTCTGCCGGTTCATGTACCAGAACCGGCTCAAAAAGTACGACGGCGACTGGACTCGGGTGGTCCAGGACGTGCGAATCAAGCGCGTCATCCTCAGCGAGCAGGACCGCGTGGGGATCGGCACGTTCCAGCCCAAGGACGAGAAGAACCAGGATGCGACCGAGCTGACCGGCGACATCAACTACCGCAAGATCGCGGTTTACGGCAGCGAGAGCGACCCTCGGGCGTTCAACTTCGACGGCGAGTTCAACATCGCCAACCGGGGCATTATCGAGTTCGTCGAGGTGCTCAAACTCGACGTGGCGTTCTTGTACGACCTCTTGGGGGCGAGCCAGGAGCATCGCATCAAGCCGAAGAAGTTCGCCCAGACCGACATCGACGAGGTGATCCTAGGCCACACGAACGAGCCGGAATACAAACGGCTGCAGAACAACGAGTTCATGGAGGCCCTGCGCGATCGGACGGTGAAGATCGACATCCCGTACGTGACGACGCTGGCGGACGAAATCCAGATCTACGAGAAGGACTACAACCCGCGCACGGTGCCGAAGCACATCGCCCCGCACACGATCGAAATGGCCGCGATGTGGGCGGTTCTCACGCGGCTAGAGGAGCCGAAGCACGCCGGACTGTCGCGGCTGCAGAAGCTGAAGCTCTACAACGGCAAGACCTTGCCCGGGTTCACTCGGGACAACATCAACGAACTCCGCGACGAAGCGCACAACGAAGGACTCATCGGCATCTCGCCGCGGTACGTGCAGGACAAGATCTCTAACGCGCTCGTGAACCATCCCGAGAGCTCGTCGATCAACCCCTTCATGGTCCTTAACGAACTCGAAACGGGCCTCAAGCATCACAGTCTCATCAACAGCGAGGAGACCAAGGGCGAGTACCGCGAACTGCTTTCGGTGGTGAAGGAGGAGTACGCCAACATCGTGAAGAACGAGGTGCAACGCGCAATCGCCGCCGACGAGGCCGCCCTCGCCCGGCTGTGCGGCAATTACATCGACAATATCAAGGCCTATACGCAGCGCGAGAAGGTCAAGAACCCCTACACCGGCCAGTACGACGAGCCGGACGAGCGGCTCATGCGCTCGGTCGAAGAAAAAATCGACATCCCCGAGAGCCGCAAGGACGATTTCCGCCGGGAAATTATGAATTACATCGGCGCCCTGGCGATCGACGGCAAGCGGTTCGATTACAAGACCAACGAACGCTTGCACAAGGCGCTGGAGTTGAAGCTGTTCGAAGACCAGAAGGACTCAATCAAGCTCACGAGCCTCGTCTCGAACGTCGTCGACGCCGAGACGCAGCAGAAGATCGACGTGGTGAAAGGCCGCCTCATCCGCGACTACGGCTACGACGAAGAGAGCGCGACCGACGTTTTGAACTACGTGGCGAGCATCTTCGCCCGAGGCGATGCCAAGGAGAAGTAG
- a CDS encoding DUF444 family protein, whose product MEINRDNRRFKQIVRGRIRENLRKYITHGEMIGRKGRDLVSIPVPQLDVPKFRFGKNGSGGVGQGDGKVGDPIGQPGDGDGGQGGAGSEPGSGHLLEVDVSLDELAEMLGDELELPRIQPKGAANIEAEKSKYNSIRQTGPESLRHRRRTYLRALRRQISTGSYEIDDPRVVPIRADHQYRSWNDVPAPQVNAAAIYLMDVSGSMTDEQKQIVRTEAFWIDAWLAKQYQGVERRYVIHDAVAKEVDEHTFYHTRESGGTRISSAYKEAAELIDRAFPVDQWNIYCFQFSDGDNWGDDNRRAFELLRERILPAVNMFCYGQVESPYGSGDFIDALTKEFGDHEKIITSEIADRDAIYESIRTFLGKGK is encoded by the coding sequence ATGGAAATCAACCGCGACAACCGCCGGTTTAAGCAAATCGTCCGGGGACGGATTCGGGAGAATCTGCGCAAGTACATCACCCACGGCGAGATGATCGGCCGGAAGGGGCGCGACTTGGTGAGCATCCCGGTGCCGCAGCTTGACGTGCCGAAGTTTCGGTTCGGCAAGAACGGCTCCGGCGGGGTGGGGCAGGGGGACGGCAAAGTCGGCGATCCGATCGGACAACCGGGCGACGGCGACGGCGGACAAGGAGGCGCCGGCAGCGAGCCGGGGTCGGGCCACCTGTTGGAAGTCGACGTTTCGCTCGACGAGTTGGCCGAAATGCTGGGCGATGAATTGGAACTTCCCCGCATTCAGCCCAAGGGCGCCGCGAACATCGAAGCCGAGAAGTCGAAGTACAACAGCATCCGCCAGACGGGGCCCGAGTCGCTCCGCCATCGTCGCCGGACCTACTTGCGGGCCCTGCGGAGGCAGATCAGCACCGGGTCGTACGAGATTGACGATCCCCGGGTCGTGCCGATTCGGGCCGACCACCAGTATCGCTCGTGGAACGACGTTCCCGCGCCGCAAGTGAACGCCGCGGCGATCTACCTGATGGACGTCTCGGGGTCGATGACCGACGAGCAGAAACAGATTGTCCGCACCGAGGCGTTCTGGATCGACGCTTGGCTCGCCAAGCAGTATCAGGGAGTCGAGCGGCGGTACGTCATCCACGACGCGGTGGCCAAGGAGGTCGACGAGCACACCTTCTACCACACTCGCGAGAGCGGAGGCACGCGGATTTCCAGCGCGTACAAAGAGGCGGCCGAGTTGATCGACCGGGCTTTCCCCGTCGATCAGTGGAACATTTACTGCTTCCAGTTTTCGGACGGCGACAACTGGGGGGACGACAACCGCCGAGCGTTCGAGCTCTTGCGCGAGCGGATCCTGCCGGCGGTCAATATGTTCTGCTACGGCCAAGTCGAGAGCCCTTACGGCAGCGGCGACTTCATCGACGCCCTGACGAAGGAGTTTGGCGACCACGAGAAGATCATCACCTCGGAAATCGCCGATCGCGACGCGATCTACGAGTCGATTCGGACGTTTCTCGGCAAAGGCAAATAG